Proteins found in one Arachis stenosperma cultivar V10309 chromosome 8, arast.V10309.gnm1.PFL2, whole genome shotgun sequence genomic segment:
- the LOC130945672 gene encoding uncharacterized protein LOC130945672 gives MDPHAFLELCAKLRATGHVKDTIHVTVEEQVARFLYIIGHNVKNRTISFFFHRSGETISRNFHAVLRAVISLEEKFLQQSSRTTISSEILRSNRFYPYFKDCVGAIDGTHVRVKVPMADQPRFHGRKEWPTQNVLAACGFDMRFTYALAVWEGTASDSKVLKSKFYLGDAGFMLKHALITPYRGIRYHLKEFAGHEPENAYKLFNLRHSSLRNVIERSFGVLKKRFAIIAGGTEPYYDVEVMVDIVLACIILHKFLMGVDPDHHLISQVDRELQNNNPEATNEEREEVNEDYRRGVALKDNTAAQMWADYQIER, from the exons ATGGACCCACATGCCTTTCTAGAGTTATGTGCAAAATTAAGGGCAACCGGTCATGTGAAGGATACTATACATGTCACAGTTGAGGAACAAGTAGCTAGATTCTTATATATTATAGGTCATAATGTTAAAAATAGAaccatttcattcttcttccaccGGTCTGGAGAGACAATCAGTCGTAATTTTCATGCTGTTCTAAGAGCTGTAATCTCACTTGAAGAAAAGTTTCTTCAGCAATCTTCCAGAACAACCATTTCCTCAGAGATTCTTCGAAGCAATAGATTTTATCCATATTTTAAG GACTGTGTTGGAGCCATTGATGGAACACATGTAAGAGTTAAGGTTCCAATGGCTGATCAACCTAGATTTCATGGAAGAAAAGAATGGCCAACTCAGAATGTACTTGCTGCGTGTGGCTTTGATATGAGATTCACATATGCTTTAGCAGTATGGGAAGGCACTGCATCTGACTCTAAAGTTCTTAAAA GCAAATTTTATCTTGGAGATGCTGGATTCATGCTTAAACATGCTCTAATAACTCCATATCGAGGCATAAGATACCATTTAAAGGAGTTTGCTGGACATGAACCTGAAAATgcatataaattatttaaccTTCGTCATTCTTCGTTACGAAATGTGATCGAAAGATCTTTTGgagttttgaaaaaaagatttgcaaTTATAGCAGGTGGTACAGAACCTTATTATGACGTAGAGGTTATGGTTGACATTGTCCTAGCATGCATTATACTCCACAAATTTTTAATGGGTGTAGATCCTGACCATCACTTAATTTCTCAAGTGGATCGAGAATTACAAAATAATAATCCAGAAGCCactaatgaggaaagagaagaaGTAAATGAAGATTACAGGCGAGGTGTAGCGCTTAAGGATAACACGGCGGCTCAAATGTGGGCTGACTATCAAATTGAAAGATGA